One window of Manihot esculenta cultivar AM560-2 chromosome 17, M.esculenta_v8, whole genome shotgun sequence genomic DNA carries:
- the LOC110604828 gene encoding uncharacterized protein LOC110604828, translating into MNLDDDATIIVAQTSLNEFQMKSLAGYDNWVRVETFGFNGGIWILWSEIFFKWTLVSMDPQFVTCNVLLDNGDSLLVSFMYANPDISLRRRLWHSVWGFNGSEKSWLLLGDFNSFASAVDQTGYVNVDSAGASDFRQWIFDNSLIDLGFKGTPFTWSKGGINSSYKAVRLDHCLCTEIWHTIFSRVTVINAPKLHSDHCPIFMNCFGVTNSSVRRFHFQTAWTARKDFIDEELYWFQQSSEDWIVFGERNTRFYHLSTVIKRKKQQFLKLKNGNNVWIEDSSQLKELSRGYYQELYSKDLAIDCSHFVRPDGHTLSSSQRVLLHRSFSHDEVYDALRLMSPYKASGTDNLQAFRPISLCNVIYKLVTKVLVNKLKDVLSSLIGPEQSSFVPGRQIINNIVVFQEVLHTMRTSK; encoded by the exons ATGAATCTTGACGATGATGCGACGATAATTGTTGCTCAGACTTCCTTGAATGAATTTCAGATGAAGAGTTTAGCTG GTTATGATAATTGGGTTCGGGTTGAGACTTTTGGTTTCAATGGAGGTATTTGGATTTTATGgtcagaaatattttttaagtggACGCTTGTGTCGATGGATCCGCAATTTGTTACATGCAATGTGTTACTTGATAATGGGGACTCGTTGttagtaagttttatgtatgcCAACCCTGACATTAGTTTACGAAGACGTTTGTGGCATTCGGTTTGGGGTTTCAATGGAAGTGAGAAGAGTTGGTTACTGTTAGGCGATTTCAATTCTTTTGCGAGCGCGGTTGATCAAACTGGCTATGTTAATGTTGACAGTGCTGGGGCTAGTGATTTTCGACAATGGATTTTTGATAACTCACTTATTGATTTGGGTTTTAAAGGTACTCCTTTTACTTGGAGTAAGGGTGGTATTAATTCTTCTTATAAAGCTGTTCGATTGGACCATTGCTTGTGTACTGAGATTTGGCATACGATATTTTCTAGAGTTACAGTTATTAATGCTCCAAAGTTGCATTCTGATCATTGTCCTATTTTTATGAATTGCTTTGGAGTTACAAATTCTTCTGTTCGTCGTTTTCATTTTCAAACAGCTTGGACAGCTCGCAAAgattttattgat GAAGAATTATATTGGTTTCAACAATCTAGTGAGGACTGGATTGTTTTTGGTGAGAGAAATACTAGGTTTTACCATCTTTCTACTGTGATTAAACGCAAGAAGCAGCAATTTCTCAAGTTGAAAAATGGGAACAATGTGTGGATTGAAGATTCTAGTCAACTTAAAGAGCTTTCTCGTGGTTACTATCAGGAGCTGTATTCAAAAGATTTGGCAATTGACTGTAGCCATTTCGTTAGAcctgatgggcatactctttcttcttctcaacGGGTGCTTCTGCATCGTTCTTTCTCTCATGATGAAGTGTATGATGCTTTGCGCCTTATGTCTCCTTACAAGGCTTCAGGAACCGACAATCTACAAGCA TTCAGACCAATTAGCTTATGTAACGTGATCTACAAGCTTGTAACAAAAGTGTTGGTTAACAAACTGAAAGATGTTTTGAGCTCTCTCATTGGACCTGAACAAAGTAGCTTTGTTCCTGGTCGACAAATTATTAATAACATTGTGGTGTTTCAAGAAGTTTTGCACACTATGAGAACTTCTAAGTGA